Sequence from the Fibrobacter sp. UWH4 genome:
TCGCTGCATTTGGCCGCATTCCCTTGCCATTACGGTCGCTCCTGCCACGCTATTGACGGTGTTGCCGTTTGGCGGTTACTTCTATTACAACGGTTCCATTACGGCCGTCGATTTTATCACCGTCATCATCGTTTCGGTGAGTATCATGATGCCGCTCCTTACCATCATGAGCTACAGCGATGACATCAGCAAGGCGGGCGTCATTTTCGGCGAAGTCGGCTCGGTACTCGAAATGAAGGAACTTGCGCGCCCCGCGACCGACAAGCGCAAACCCGCCGACAATTCCATCACGTTGAAAGACGTGCGATTCAGCTATCATAAGGGAATCGAAGGCGAAAAAAAGAAGGAGATTCTCCACGGCATCAACATGGTTCTCCCCGAAGGGAGTTTTACCGCATTCGTGGGCCCGAGCGGTTCGGGTAAATCGACAATTGCACGCCTTATCGCCTCGCTGTGGGACGTTGACAGCGGCAACATCGAAATCGGTGGCGTGAACATCAGGGATCTTTCGCTCGAAGAATACAACCGCCGCATCGCCTACGTTTCGCAAGATAATTTCCTCTTCGACATGTCCGTCCGCGAAAACATTCGGCTCGGGCGGCCTTCGGCATCGGATGCCGAAGTCGAAGAGGTGGCGCGCCAAAGCGGCTGCTACGAATTTATCATGAGTCTCGAAAATGGGTTCGACACGATTGTCGGCGGCTCGGGCGCCCACCTCTCCGGTGGCGAGCGCCAGCGCATCGCCATCGCCCGCGCGATGATGAAAAACGCCCCCATCGTCATTCTCGACGAAGCAACCGCCTACACCGACCCCGAAAACGAAGCCATCATCCAGAAATCCGTGGCAAAACTCGTGCAAGGCAAGACGCTCATCGTCATCGCACACCGCCTTTCGACCGTCAAGGACGCCGACAAGCTCTACGTCATCAAGGACGGCAACATCGACAGCAG
This genomic interval carries:
- a CDS encoding ABC transporter ATP-binding protein; this translates as MKKKSLLSWIFLFAKNKKKYYIASIFFALLRVACGIAPYIIIANIVRELLSGVRDWDVYLKECLIIAAFWFGNVLFHSISTTLSHVATFNVLGNIRKDLCDKLSRVPLGSVLDMPSGALKNILVERIDSMETTLAHVVPEFTSNLILPVLMFVYLFHIDWRMGLASLGTLPIGMVAMAVMFAGAQKWFDNSIQKTKALNDTAVEYINGIEVIKAFGKSKSSYDKFVVAAKEGSDCFVEWMRRCIWPHSLAITVAPATLLTVLPFGGYFYYNGSITAVDFITVIIVSVSIMMPLLTIMSYSDDISKAGVIFGEVGSVLEMKELARPATDKRKPADNSITLKDVRFSYHKGIEGEKKKEILHGINMVLPEGSFTAFVGPSGSGKSTIARLIASLWDVDSGNIEIGGVNIRDLSLEEYNRRIAYVSQDNFLFDMSVRENIRLGRPSASDAEVEEVARQSGCYEFIMSLENGFDTIVGGSGAHLSGGERQRIAIARAMMKNAPIVILDEATAYTDPENEAIIQKSVAKLVQGKTLIVIAHRLSTVKDADKLYVIKDGNIDSSGTHQELVEKGGLYKSMWQAHISAKDSEEDA